A portion of the Cellulophaga algicola DSM 14237 genome contains these proteins:
- a CDS encoding PLP-dependent transferase: MKENKMFTYIKEVLENMPSGWLNITTHRLDLYDEKLAKTQFLDQFETLYTDNNTSAAALNKLPTAYDYIRLGHPLSCLLEWGIAQLNNLRAENVISFSSKTLPILAILRTNLLDSKHTQIVYTQELPACFDADVIKRVYGYTFELKKVKNSDEISKFDGSTIFLSDQDKIGPIDTNPNIDFFISLYGNLGSVLVVNGAQNESYVSAIQHVRRRETIAMTPANSLTALNAVIAQSAIAYKSPVEANKINVLQAIHKITGAATKPLVASSGLSIQYAILMGLIDNALENHKGKAIKIIVPPNCYGGTNDQARRVAACLDNVEIVDLLVDGDNDMVQSIDTVLSTIAHQDAVPYIIAEIPTNPRVEVPDLIKLKEVLSKKRKTAIGGTAIDPVFILDQTFCPNVLFLGEDKILASVRTISYVSGSKFPSGGQCTAGYCVTNKKTEALLEKIETHLMLCDNEATPLQYEILAKQLPSMNQRIHDAYKNTREFVNFIHTELPDAKINFVSEELANQGFTPSVFSLDLPTKGTTDKEKEAYKRALNLKLINLMITEIPDESKFCVSYGQLKGCYWTVPATSTQGTTKEGDKDYIVRASLSPNLDVQRHKDVFLKFVENI; encoded by the coding sequence ATGAAAGAGAACAAAATGTTTACTTATATTAAAGAGGTATTAGAAAACATGCCATCAGGTTGGTTAAATATAACCACACACCGATTAGATCTTTATGATGAAAAATTGGCAAAAACACAATTTTTAGACCAGTTTGAAACCTTATATACGGACAATAATACGAGTGCTGCTGCATTAAATAAGTTACCCACTGCCTACGACTATATAAGATTAGGGCACCCATTATCCTGTTTATTAGAATGGGGAATTGCTCAATTAAATAATTTAAGGGCTGAAAATGTTATTAGTTTTTCTTCAAAGACCCTTCCTATATTGGCAATTCTGAGAACAAATTTATTAGACTCTAAACATACCCAAATCGTATATACCCAAGAATTACCAGCGTGTTTTGACGCTGATGTAATAAAACGTGTTTATGGGTATACTTTTGAATTGAAAAAAGTTAAAAATAGTGACGAAATTTCTAAGTTTGATGGGAGTACAATTTTCCTTTCAGATCAAGATAAAATTGGTCCTATTGATACCAATCCTAACATCGACTTTTTTATTAGTCTCTACGGAAATTTAGGAAGTGTTTTAGTGGTAAATGGTGCACAAAACGAATCTTATGTTTCTGCTATTCAGCATGTACGTAGAAGAGAAACCATTGCGATGACACCCGCTAATTCTCTTACGGCCTTAAATGCTGTAATAGCACAGTCTGCTATAGCATATAAAAGCCCTGTTGAAGCTAATAAAATAAACGTCTTACAAGCTATCCATAAAATCACAGGAGCAGCTACAAAGCCTTTGGTGGCTTCTAGCGGTCTTTCTATTCAGTATGCTATCTTGATGGGATTAATTGATAATGCCTTAGAAAACCATAAAGGAAAAGCTATAAAAATTATTGTTCCTCCTAATTGTTATGGAGGTACAAATGACCAAGCTAGACGAGTTGCCGCTTGCCTAGATAATGTAGAAATAGTAGATTTATTGGTAGATGGTGATAATGATATGGTGCAAAGTATAGATACGGTATTAAGTACCATTGCTCATCAAGATGCGGTACCTTATATTATAGCAGAAATCCCTACTAACCCTAGGGTTGAAGTTCCCGATCTTATTAAGCTAAAAGAGGTTTTAAGTAAAAAACGTAAAACGGCAATTGGTGGCACAGCTATAGATCCCGTTTTTATTTTGGATCAGACATTTTGCCCTAACGTACTTTTCTTAGGTGAAGATAAAATATTAGCTTCTGTTAGAACCATCTCTTATGTGAGCGGGTCAAAATTCCCAAGTGGCGGACAATGTACAGCGGGCTATTGCGTGACAAATAAAAAAACAGAGGCTTTGCTTGAAAAAATAGAAACACATCTAATGCTGTGCGATAATGAGGCTACACCGCTTCAATATGAAATATTAGCCAAACAATTACCTTCTATGAATCAGCGAATTCACGATGCCTACAAAAACACCCGTGAATTTGTAAATTTTATCCACACGGAATTACCCGATGCTAAAATTAATTTTGTTTCCGAAGAATTAGCAAATCAAGGATTTACGCCTTCTGTTTTTTCATTAGACCTACCTACAAAAGGTACTACAGATAAGGAAAAAGAAGCCTATAAAAGAGCGCTGAATTTGAAGTTAATAAATTTAATGATCACTGAAATTCCTGATGAAAGTAAATTCTGCGTAAGTTACGGACAGTTAAAAGGCTGTTATTGGACGGTACCTGCAACTTCTACACAAGGAACCACTAAAGAAGGCGATAAAGATTATATTGTGCGCGCATCACTTTCTCCAAATTTAGATGTACAACGTCACAAGGACGTTTTTTTGAAATTTGTTGAGAATATATAA
- a CDS encoding alpha/beta hydrolase family protein has translation MEETLKKLKLPLLVFHSPQDKTVGIENAAQIYKAAWHPKSFISLDGASHMLSNKNDSIYVGKMIANWVDRYIN, from the coding sequence ATGGAAGAGACTTTAAAAAAGTTAAAATTACCCTTATTAGTTTTTCACTCCCCACAAGATAAAACCGTTGGTATAGAAAATGCTGCTCAAATCTATAAGGCTGCATGGCACCCTAAAAGCTTTATTTCTTTAGATGGTGCGTCTCATATGTTATCTAATAAAAATGATTCTATTTATGTTGGAAAAATGATAGCAAATTGGGTAGATCGGTATATTAATTAA
- a CDS encoding alpha/beta hydrolase family protein, whose protein sequence is MFAHCFTCDKNLTAIRNIIRRLNKSGIVVLSFDFTGLGESEGDFENTNFSSNVNDLIAAADFLKNNYSPPDILIGHSLGGAAVIFAGNISQV, encoded by the coding sequence GTGTTTGCGCACTGTTTTACGTGTGATAAAAACCTTACAGCAATTAGAAATATCATTCGAAGATTAAACAAAAGTGGTATTGTTGTATTAAGTTTTGATTTTACCGGATTAGGAGAAAGTGAGGGTGATTTTGAGAACACCAACTTCTCTTCTAATGTAAACGATTTAATTGCGGCAGCCGATTTTTTAAAGAATAATTATTCGCCCCCAGATATTTTAATCGGACACTCTTTAGGAGGTGCTGCCGTTATATTTGCTGGCAACATATCTCAAGTATAA
- a CDS encoding DUF5071 domain-containing protein, which translates to MKLIERIENTIEYGISFDQQLENLSQFDHITEDEILELTVHIKSYKVGILIEYLGFEKLNNYLPSFLEFLQDANWPASGGVSKMLVKAREIIIPEIKRVFNEFTNDETWHYWILVLIIKNWNKELVNKLKPELIKLIIKADKEGASIQALSILKEKELISEIEIKEYYQYLLKKFEGDKFWIEDLKDEIKARS; encoded by the coding sequence ATGAAACTAATTGAGAGAATAGAAAACACTATCGAATATGGTATTTCATTTGACCAACAATTAGAAAACCTATCTCAATTTGACCATATAACAGAAGACGAAATATTGGAATTAACTGTTCATATTAAATCCTATAAAGTTGGTATTTTAATAGAATATTTAGGATTTGAAAAGTTGAATAATTATTTACCGAGTTTTCTTGAGTTTTTGCAAGATGCTAATTGGCCTGCATCTGGTGGAGTATCTAAAATGCTCGTAAAAGCAAGAGAAATAATTATACCTGAAATTAAAAGAGTATTTAATGAATTCACAAATGATGAAACATGGCATTATTGGATTCTAGTACTAATAATAAAAAACTGGAATAAGGAATTAGTAAATAAGCTTAAGCCAGAATTAATTAAATTAATTATTAAGGCAGATAAAGAAGGTGCTTCAATTCAAGCTTTAAGTATACTGAAAGAAAAGGAGCTGATATCCGAAATAGAAATTAAAGAATATTATCAATATCTTCTAAAAAAGTTTGAAGGAGATAAGTTTTGGATAGAAGACTTAAAAGATGAAATAAAAGCTCGTTCCTAA
- a CDS encoding STM3941 family protein, protein MTEKIEIPLSKNKLFLGIGGSIILVVLGIWLVINADEFQEHSMQLLRNPMVIKAAGTLAILFFGATGIYGCRKLLDKKVGLIIDSNGITDNSNASSVGLIEWNDISEIKTQQVMSTKFLLINVIDSEKHIGKAKSGLKARLMRTNMKMYGTPLSITSNTLKYDFEKLEQLIQAEFNRNKNLG, encoded by the coding sequence ATGACAGAAAAGATAGAAATACCATTAAGTAAAAATAAATTATTTTTAGGAATTGGAGGTTCAATTATTTTGGTTGTTTTAGGTATTTGGTTAGTGATAAATGCAGATGAATTTCAAGAACACTCAATGCAATTATTAAGAAATCCTATGGTAATTAAAGCTGCTGGAACTTTAGCAATTCTTTTCTTTGGAGCGACAGGGATTTATGGATGTAGAAAACTATTAGACAAAAAAGTTGGATTAATAATTGACTCAAACGGAATAACGGACAACTCGAACGCATCGAGTGTTGGACTCATTGAATGGAACGATATTTCTGAAATTAAAACACAGCAAGTTATGTCTACAAAATTCCTTCTGATTAATGTCATTGATTCTGAAAAACATATTGGGAAAGCAAAAAGCGGATTGAAGGCAAGACTCATGCGGACAAATATGAAAATGTACGGAACACCACTTTCGATAACATCGAATACGTTAAAATATGATTTTGAAAAACTTGAACAATTAATACAAGCTGAATTTAATAGGAATAAAAATCTTGGGTAA
- a CDS encoding DUF6630 family protein has translation MNRKIIIYYLILIVLFFISIYQIVVFQFTKLGIWAFLSEIWAILTLILFVWSKKDFTGKSWFTIKKKEKIYSFEENNSFNEEDYISALPELNIKEKQAYISLTKLCCSAEIQGKIIPFLEKLKDFSSDKEDYMSTLNYVTEFLDIHNIFFIMPLDLNQDVETLEWRITTSLQNNFQDSVELPSISNYQKKTVSFDNVFEDYDTPLLQAGYQMGFIDTESDEYIIVIHKVSDKEKIEKLIDIIGYNYFDTQTDRRLLKPRYPFIIKYKFNSIKFIFSLVILILCPAFTFVVYTGFLKEGLSFIVIFIAIINFLFYYLSIYFIYDTLRLYIGNRSKTNA, from the coding sequence ATGAATAGAAAAATAATAATTTATTACTTAATATTGATTGTATTATTCTTCATCAGTATTTATCAAATAGTAGTATTTCAGTTTACAAAACTAGGAATTTGGGCTTTTCTATCAGAAATATGGGCTATTTTAACATTAATATTATTTGTTTGGTCTAAAAAAGATTTTACAGGTAAATCCTGGTTCACAATCAAAAAAAAGGAAAAAATTTATTCATTTGAAGAAAATAACTCTTTTAATGAAGAAGATTATATTTCAGCACTTCCTGAATTAAATATAAAAGAAAAGCAGGCCTATATTAGTTTGACCAAATTATGTTGTTCCGCTGAAATTCAGGGAAAAATAATCCCTTTCTTAGAAAAACTAAAAGACTTCTCAAGTGATAAAGAAGATTACATGTCAACTTTAAATTATGTGACGGAATTTTTAGATATCCATAATATCTTTTTTATTATGCCGCTTGACTTGAACCAGGATGTAGAAACTTTAGAATGGAGAATTACTACATCTTTACAAAACAATTTTCAAGACTCTGTTGAATTACCAAGTATAAGCAATTATCAAAAGAAGACGGTTTCTTTTGATAACGTATTTGAAGATTATGATACACCTTTACTACAAGCAGGATATCAAATGGGTTTTATAGATACTGAATCTGATGAATATATTATTGTCATTCACAAAGTTTCTGACAAGGAAAAAATCGAAAAATTAATTGATATTATTGGTTATAATTATTTTGATACACAGACGGATAGAAGATTACTAAAACCAAGATACCCCTTTATTATAAAGTATAAATTTAATAGCATAAAATTTATTTTTTCCCTTGTCATCTTAATTTTATGCCCTGCATTTACATTTGTAGTTTATACTGGTTTTTTGAAAGAAGGATTATCATTTATCGTTATTTTCATAGCAATTATCAACTTTTTATTCTATTATTTATCTATTTATTTTATTTATGACACACTGAGATTATATATAGGTAATAGATCAAAAACGAACGCATGA
- a CDS encoding SH3 domain-containing protein: MKKLIHFVILIILFSCKTDPKETSAKKEIILHKNTNKEKDSEFKYVIAESGLNYRKKPNGEIIGKFKYGRKVELIEHTHIFETIKDEHILKKGEWLGVKLDQDTVYIFSGYLSNKKISRNSNTSSKTNTNVGEMSIYENLPQLKFSKITKNEFEKIESNPKNILPKINKNDTFFFIKTKNENFKFKVYKDYKENGSWSGSEYIGYYPKLKFYAIETNYTQDYLGFSELTLIDSISNNKYNIISPGDGAVEQPITSPKGNYLVYKYNVMYEFQGCFIGVIKVDELNKNNSKKYLTEFKSYTSEDWAVEEIKWKDNNTLYIKTYKEKHTDKKQRKILDYLKTNLEMKN, from the coding sequence ATGAAAAAACTAATCCATTTTGTTATACTAATTATATTATTCAGTTGTAAAACTGACCCTAAAGAAACATCTGCAAAAAAGGAAATAATCCTACATAAAAACACAAACAAAGAAAAAGATTCTGAATTTAAGTATGTTATAGCTGAATCTGGGTTAAACTACAGAAAAAAACCAAATGGAGAAATAATTGGAAAATTTAAATATGGTAGAAAAGTAGAGTTAATTGAACACACCCATATATTTGAAACAATTAAAGATGAGCATATATTAAAGAAAGGAGAATGGCTTGGTGTCAAGTTAGATCAAGATACTGTTTATATATTTAGTGGATATTTGTCTAATAAAAAAATAAGCCGAAATTCAAATACTTCTTCAAAGACGAATACTAATGTTGGAGAAATGAGTATATATGAGAATTTGCCTCAATTAAAATTTTCAAAAATCACCAAAAATGAATTTGAAAAAATTGAATCCAACCCAAAAAACATATTACCTAAAATAAATAAAAATGATACTTTCTTTTTTATTAAGACAAAAAATGAAAATTTTAAATTTAAAGTTTACAAAGACTATAAAGAAAATGGAAGTTGGAGCGGAAGTGAATATATAGGTTATTATCCAAAACTCAAATTTTATGCAATAGAAACTAATTACACTCAAGACTATTTAGGTTTTAGTGAACTTACTTTAATTGATAGCATTTCAAATAATAAATATAATATAATATCTCCTGGAGACGGTGCTGTTGAGCAACCAATAACTTCTCCTAAGGGTAACTATTTAGTATATAAATATAATGTTATGTACGAGTTTCAAGGATGTTTTATTGGAGTAATTAAAGTAGATGAATTAAATAAAAATAATTCAAAAAAATATTTGACTGAATTCAAAAGTTATACTTCTGAAGATTGGGCTGTAGAGGAAATAAAATGGAAAGACAATAACACCCTTTATATAAAAACATACAAAGAAAAGCATACAGATAAAAAACAACGAAAGATATTGGACTACCTGAAAACTAACTTAGAAATGAAAAATTAA
- a CDS encoding DNA topoisomerase 3 gives MKVCIAEKPSVAREIAAVLGANIKCDGYYEGNGYAVTYTFGHLCTLFEPNDYKPHWKSWDLNNLPMLPDKFKTKVVDNAGIQKQFTIVKKLFDKATLVINCGDAGQEGELIQRWVIDQAGYKGEVQRLWISSLTTEAIKEGFKKLQPSAKYDNLYYAGFSRAIGDWLLGMNATRLYTVKHGGYKQMLSVGRVQTPTLAMIVNRYKEIESFKSEPYWELQTLYRDTLFNCEKGRFLKKEEGEAFAKQVKESDFEIVSITKKKGKEYAPKLFDLTGLQVYCNTKFGFSADETLKMVQKLYEQKVVTYPRVDTTFLPNDVYPKVPGILKKLTKYQNLTTAVLAGKIKKSSKVFNDKKVTDHHAIIPTGVQMNLQLNQQKVYDIITKRFIGVFYPDCLVANTTVVGKTDTVTFKTTGKKILEKGWRVVFENPEVKTTPEKGLLPSFVKGEKGPHEPSFLEKETKPPNQFTEATLLRAMETAGKQVDDDEMRELMKENGIGRPSTRANIMETLFRRKYIERNKKQLLPTQTGIQLIGTIKNKLLTSAELTGLWEKQLKEIENGNFHAGVFINNMKQMIDDLVYEVRLEKRHIKISHAAANVAAPKPKLIKEKKTALVDGKPCPKCKQGTLLKGKSAYGCSEYKVGCTLVLPFVFQGKKISDKQYARLLEKGCTVNLKGFKTTHGTTEGLLRFNEQFEMLLEEKKAANKPAPKTNSIPEPIPCPLCKKGTVLKGKTAYGCSNYQNGCKFRYPFSMLREKAKGTPLTKALVIELLNQQAS, from the coding sequence ATGAAAGTATGTATTGCCGAAAAGCCAAGTGTTGCCCGTGAAATTGCTGCCGTTTTAGGAGCTAATATAAAATGCGATGGCTATTATGAAGGTAATGGCTATGCGGTAACCTATACTTTTGGCCATTTATGTACACTCTTTGAACCCAATGACTACAAACCACATTGGAAAAGCTGGGACCTTAATAACCTTCCCATGTTACCCGATAAGTTTAAAACAAAAGTGGTAGACAACGCAGGGATTCAAAAACAATTTACTATAGTAAAAAAATTATTTGACAAAGCTACTTTGGTTATCAATTGTGGAGATGCTGGGCAAGAGGGAGAATTAATACAACGTTGGGTTATAGATCAAGCAGGATACAAAGGTGAAGTACAGCGCCTATGGATTTCTTCTTTAACTACAGAAGCGATAAAAGAAGGTTTTAAAAAATTACAACCTTCTGCAAAATATGACAATCTATACTACGCAGGATTTTCTAGAGCTATTGGAGATTGGCTTTTAGGAATGAATGCTACGCGTTTATATACCGTTAAACACGGAGGCTATAAGCAAATGTTATCTGTAGGCAGGGTGCAAACACCTACATTAGCAATGATTGTTAACCGCTATAAGGAAATAGAAAGCTTTAAATCTGAACCGTATTGGGAGCTGCAAACCTTATATCGCGATACGCTGTTTAATTGTGAGAAAGGGCGGTTTTTAAAGAAAGAAGAAGGCGAAGCTTTTGCTAAACAAGTTAAAGAAAGCGATTTTGAAATTGTATCCATCACCAAGAAAAAAGGAAAGGAATACGCGCCTAAACTTTTTGACCTTACCGGCTTGCAAGTCTATTGTAATACTAAATTTGGATTTTCGGCAGATGAAACCTTAAAAATGGTTCAGAAGTTATACGAACAAAAAGTGGTTACTTATCCTAGGGTTGATACTACATTTTTACCGAATGATGTGTATCCTAAAGTACCAGGAATTTTGAAAAAACTAACAAAATATCAAAACCTTACGACCGCTGTTTTAGCAGGGAAAATAAAAAAGTCATCTAAAGTATTTAATGATAAAAAAGTAACCGATCACCATGCTATTATTCCAACGGGAGTACAAATGAATTTGCAGCTTAACCAACAAAAGGTGTATGATATTATTACCAAACGTTTTATAGGTGTTTTTTATCCGGATTGTTTGGTAGCCAATACTACCGTAGTAGGAAAAACCGATACGGTAACATTTAAAACTACTGGAAAAAAAATTTTAGAAAAGGGGTGGAGGGTTGTTTTTGAAAATCCGGAAGTAAAAACTACGCCTGAGAAAGGGCTATTACCTTCTTTTGTAAAAGGGGAGAAAGGGCCGCATGAGCCTTCATTTTTAGAAAAAGAAACTAAGCCACCAAATCAATTTACGGAAGCTACCTTATTACGCGCCATGGAAACAGCGGGTAAGCAAGTAGATGATGATGAGATGAGAGAATTGATGAAGGAAAACGGTATCGGCAGACCTTCTACTAGGGCAAACATTATGGAAACCCTATTTAGGCGAAAATATATTGAACGTAATAAAAAACAACTATTACCTACGCAAACAGGGATACAACTTATTGGTACCATAAAAAATAAATTGTTAACCTCTGCCGAGCTTACTGGGTTGTGGGAAAAACAACTGAAGGAGATTGAAAATGGTAATTTTCATGCAGGTGTTTTTATCAATAATATGAAACAAATGATAGACGATTTGGTGTATGAGGTGCGTCTTGAAAAAAGACATATTAAAATTTCTCATGCTGCCGCCAATGTAGCAGCACCAAAACCAAAATTAATAAAAGAAAAGAAAACAGCATTAGTAGATGGGAAACCTTGCCCTAAATGCAAACAAGGAACACTTTTAAAAGGAAAATCGGCCTACGGATGCAGCGAATATAAGGTAGGGTGTACCTTAGTGCTTCCCTTTGTTTTTCAAGGAAAAAAAATATCTGACAAACAATATGCACGTTTATTAGAAAAGGGCTGTACGGTAAACCTTAAAGGTTTTAAAACAACGCATGGCACTACAGAAGGTTTATTGCGTTTTAATGAACAGTTTGAAATGTTGTTAGAAGAAAAGAAGGCTGCCAATAAACCAGCACCAAAAACAAACTCTATACCTGAACCAATTCCTTGTCCTTTATGTAAAAAAGGTACAGTCCTAAAAGGAAAAACAGCATATGGGTGTAGTAACTATCAAAACGGGTGCAAGTTTAGGTATCCTTTTTCTATGCTACGAGAAAAAGCCAAGGGTACTCCCTTGACCAAAGCATTGGTTATAGAGTTACTCAACCAACAGGCTAGTTAG
- a CDS encoding TPM domain-containing protein, translating to MQNIRIASKLLLLFLALNVFSYKAAAQETETGNPTPEYDFSEIEKSPFPEPIGIINDYGQVFTESQRSELYTLLYDYESETNRQIVVVTIERLTPYDNIQEYGTDLGQAWGVGSTDRNNGMVIIICKPCRQIGIATGSGTREVLTDRICNEIITNTIVPEFKNGNFYDGIKIGLNELITNWE from the coding sequence ATGCAGAACATAAGAATAGCATCTAAACTACTACTCCTTTTTCTAGCTTTAAATGTATTTTCATATAAAGCCGCAGCTCAAGAAACTGAAACTGGAAATCCTACTCCTGAATATGATTTTTCAGAAATAGAAAAATCCCCTTTTCCAGAGCCTATTGGAATTATAAATGACTACGGACAAGTTTTTACGGAATCGCAACGTTCGGAATTGTATACACTACTTTATGATTATGAAAGTGAAACTAATCGACAAATTGTAGTGGTTACTATAGAACGCTTAACACCCTATGATAATATCCAAGAATACGGAACAGATTTAGGACAAGCTTGGGGAGTTGGCAGTACAGATAGAAATAATGGTATGGTAATAATTATATGTAAGCCTTGCCGACAAATAGGAATTGCAACGGGATCTGGAACCCGAGAGGTTTTAACGGATAGAATTTGTAATGAAATAATTACGAATACCATAGTACCTGAATTTAAGAACGGCAACTTTTATGACGGAATTAAAATTGGGTTAAATGAATTAATTACCAACTGGGAATAA